From Pseudoalteromonas viridis, the proteins below share one genomic window:
- a CDS encoding phosphatidate cytidylyltransferase, with amino-acid sequence MLKQRVMTSVVLAPLALLLVFFTPLNLFSVIAGAIILMGAWEWAAFIGLTNRVHKGVYVAMMAAVLAGLHMHWPITELWHQGRLVADANYVFTLAAAWWLVATILVMNYPRMARAWNEGMIMRTIAGFLTLIPLWLALNVLRSAEYHQAQQYGSVLIMVVLGIVWSADIGAYFAGKNFGKHKLMPNVSPNKTIEGLLGGLLTSVVFVVIFCYCSDVEQHQWLLYAGLTVVIALFSAIGDLLESMFKREAGLKDSGKCLPGHGGILDRIDSLTAAAPIFALLYAWTVTL; translated from the coding sequence TTGTTAAAACAACGTGTTATGACGTCGGTGGTGCTGGCGCCACTGGCTTTATTATTGGTGTTTTTTACACCGCTTAATTTATTTAGCGTGATCGCCGGCGCCATTATCTTGATGGGCGCCTGGGAGTGGGCCGCATTTATTGGTCTGACTAACCGCGTGCACAAAGGCGTTTATGTTGCCATGATGGCCGCCGTTCTGGCTGGTCTGCACATGCACTGGCCGATCACTGAGCTGTGGCATCAGGGCCGTCTGGTCGCCGATGCAAATTATGTCTTTACGCTGGCCGCCGCCTGGTGGTTAGTTGCAACCATCCTGGTTATGAATTATCCGCGTATGGCCAGAGCCTGGAATGAAGGCATGATTATGCGTACCATCGCCGGCTTTTTGACCTTAATTCCACTTTGGCTGGCACTCAATGTGCTGCGCAGTGCGGAGTATCATCAGGCGCAACAGTATGGCTCTGTGCTAATTATGGTGGTACTGGGCATTGTCTGGAGTGCAGACATCGGCGCCTACTTTGCCGGTAAAAATTTTGGCAAACACAAACTGATGCCCAATGTCAGCCCGAATAAAACCATTGAAGGCTTGCTGGGCGGTTTACTGACCTCTGTCGTGTTTGTCGTCATCTTCTGTTATTGCAGCGATGTAGAGCAACACCAGTGGCTCCTATATGCCGGGCTGACCGTTGTAATTGCTTTGTTTTCTGCGATTGGTGATCTGCTCGAGAGCATGTTTAAGCGTGAAGCCGGCTTAAAAGACTCCGGTAAATGCCTGCCAGGTCATGGTGGCATTCTCGACCGGATCGACAGCTTAACGGCTGCCGCGCCGATTTTTGCTCTGCTGTATGCCTGGACGGTAACCTTATGA
- the rseP gene encoding sigma E protease regulator RseP, with protein MLEFFWNLGSFIVALGILVAVHEYGHFWVARKAGVKVLRFSIGFGKPLFRWYDKLGTEYVIAAIPLGGYVRMLDERVDDVPASEQHLSFNNKPVLSRIAIAAAGPLANFLFAILVLAVMYMVGVQNAKPIVGGVAENSIAAQAQVQPGDHILSVDEQLVQSWQEVTFALMSGLGESEIILKVQDSKGQLALRQLDTRQWRLDEQDVPPLTSVGVQPYRPDLKLEIAQVAKGSAAEEAGLANGDKLLRYNNEALHSWEQFVQLVQTSAQQRSHLVVQRAGEEVDLYPTPQGREDNSGILIGYLGVVPVLEPWPEGYIETRQYGVFDSIVLGVKKTYDLTALSFEMIGNLLTGQVSVKNLSGPVGIAVGAGNSVSYGFVAFLGFLALISVNLGVFNLLPLPVLDGGHLMYYFIELIRKKPVSEKTQELGYKVGAVVLLALTCFALLNDVSRL; from the coding sequence ATGTTGGAATTTTTCTGGAACCTGGGTTCTTTCATCGTCGCGCTGGGGATCTTGGTGGCCGTACATGAATATGGCCATTTTTGGGTTGCCAGAAAAGCCGGCGTGAAAGTGCTGCGTTTTTCCATTGGCTTTGGCAAGCCCCTGTTCCGCTGGTACGACAAGCTGGGCACTGAATATGTCATTGCCGCCATTCCACTCGGTGGATACGTTCGCATGTTGGATGAACGTGTCGACGACGTGCCCGCTTCAGAGCAACACCTTTCGTTTAACAACAAGCCTGTACTGTCCAGAATCGCCATTGCCGCAGCTGGACCCCTTGCCAACTTCTTGTTCGCGATTTTGGTGCTCGCGGTGATGTACATGGTCGGGGTGCAAAATGCCAAGCCGATCGTTGGCGGTGTGGCCGAAAACAGCATCGCCGCTCAGGCTCAGGTGCAACCGGGCGATCACATTCTCAGTGTTGATGAGCAGCTTGTTCAGTCCTGGCAGGAGGTTACCTTTGCACTGATGAGCGGCCTGGGCGAATCTGAAATCATACTCAAAGTACAAGACAGCAAAGGGCAACTGGCACTACGTCAGCTCGACACTCGACAGTGGCGACTGGATGAACAGGACGTACCACCGTTAACCTCGGTTGGCGTTCAACCCTACCGCCCCGACCTTAAGCTGGAAATTGCGCAGGTAGCTAAAGGCTCTGCCGCTGAGGAAGCTGGATTAGCCAACGGCGATAAGCTGCTGCGCTATAACAATGAAGCACTGCATTCCTGGGAGCAATTTGTTCAGCTGGTGCAAACTTCGGCGCAACAGCGCAGTCATTTGGTGGTGCAAAGGGCGGGCGAAGAGGTTGATCTTTACCCGACGCCTCAGGGCCGTGAAGATAATAGCGGTATCCTCATCGGCTATCTGGGCGTGGTGCCGGTGCTTGAGCCCTGGCCAGAAGGGTATATTGAAACTAGACAATACGGGGTGTTCGATAGTATCGTGCTGGGCGTTAAAAAGACCTACGACTTAACGGCGCTCAGTTTTGAGATGATTGGTAATTTATTGACCGGCCAGGTATCGGTTAAAAATCTCAGCGGACCGGTTGGTATTGCCGTTGGGGCCGGAAATAGTGTCAGTTATGGGTTTGTCGCATTTTTAGGCTTTTTGGCTTTAATCAGCGTCAACCTGGGGGTTTTTAACCTTTTACCCCTGCCGGTCTTAGATGGCGGGCACTTAATGTATTACTTTATTGAACTTATTCGCAAAAAACCGGTCTCTGAAAAGACACAAGAGTTAGGCTACAAGGTGGGTGCAGTTGTGCTCCTGGCGCTAACTTGTTTTGCACTACTTAACGATGTATCGAGGCTTTAG
- the bamA gene encoding outer membrane protein assembly factor BamA: MPIKKHLAVTSLLGASFAALGQNSFIVEDLKVEGLQRVALGAALTHIPINVGDQVDDYTVSKTIKALFASGHFDDISAYRDGNQVIFKVKERPTIASIEFDGNKDIKDEQLQESLDQQNIRAGETLDRTVIDSVEKGLIEFFHSIGKYNAKIEMSIVELPRNRVRLKLDFKEGDAASVRQINLVGNELFSDEELLKLVESQQDLPWWKFLSSDRYQKQTIEGDLEKIRSYYLDRGYLRFNIDSTQVSVSPERESVYVTANLTEGEQYMVKDFEFIGDLLGREDLIRSVVPLKSGELYNGSIVTATEEFIKSYLARFGYANAEVRTVPDIDDENKEVKLTLAVDPGKRVYVRRIAVNGNQVTADHVVRREMTQLEGAWLSNQSLERSKLQIQRLPYMESVDFEVKPIPGVDDQVDVDFKVKEQPAGSFQAGVAYGSYGGLQFNVGVSESNFLGTGNQLAFNINTGRGSKRYTVSYTNPYFTPDGVSQGSSIFYSDFDGSKLGLIDYDQTNYGIGTNFGFPIDAVNRINFGVRWIEEELDRIPDYEQSRVMRLAFTDPENPDAGFDFTKYELSVGWSRITVNRGMFPTDGSRQSATFRVTTPNSDLNFFKVNYDSRFYWPVSNDHRWVFSARAGLAYGNGYGEINGFEQTLPFQEFYRITEMELRGFDRNTILPRALQRSPSSLGGTPLPDGTVPGSIGGDPQFDNLIQGGRIGGNAKALAGIEMIVPTPFMDEENTSSVRTSFFVDAANVWDTEFDADRYTNLSPDVYKTLSDYSDPSRFRVSTGLSVQWISPMGPMLISFAYPLKKEEDDETDFISFNISNTF; the protein is encoded by the coding sequence ATGCCTATAAAAAAACATTTAGCTGTAACGAGTTTACTGGGCGCGAGCTTTGCTGCTCTGGGGCAAAACTCCTTTATCGTAGAAGATTTGAAAGTTGAAGGCCTGCAGCGTGTTGCGCTGGGCGCGGCGTTAACACACATTCCTATTAACGTGGGTGATCAAGTTGATGACTACACAGTGTCAAAGACAATCAAGGCGCTGTTTGCGTCTGGTCACTTCGACGATATCTCAGCATACCGTGATGGCAATCAGGTAATTTTCAAAGTTAAAGAGCGTCCGACCATTGCCTCAATCGAATTTGATGGTAACAAAGACATCAAAGATGAACAGTTGCAGGAAAGCTTAGATCAGCAAAATATCCGTGCCGGTGAAACCCTCGACAGAACGGTCATCGACAGCGTCGAAAAAGGCCTGATCGAGTTCTTCCATAGTATCGGTAAATACAATGCCAAAATTGAGATGAGCATTGTTGAGTTACCTCGCAACCGGGTTCGTTTAAAGCTGGACTTCAAAGAGGGCGATGCGGCATCGGTCAGGCAGATCAACCTGGTTGGTAACGAGCTATTCTCTGATGAAGAACTCTTGAAGCTGGTTGAGTCGCAACAAGATTTGCCCTGGTGGAAGTTCCTGTCGAGCGACCGATACCAGAAGCAAACCATTGAAGGCGATCTGGAAAAGATCCGCAGTTATTATCTTGACCGCGGCTACCTGCGTTTCAACATAGATTCAACTCAGGTATCCGTGAGCCCGGAGCGAGAGTCTGTTTATGTTACTGCCAACCTCACTGAAGGCGAGCAGTATATGGTTAAAGACTTCGAGTTCATTGGCGATCTGCTTGGCCGTGAAGACTTGATCCGCAGTGTTGTACCACTGAAAAGCGGCGAACTGTACAACGGCTCAATCGTAACGGCCACCGAAGAATTCATCAAAAGCTACCTGGCACGCTTTGGTTATGCCAATGCTGAGGTACGCACCGTTCCGGATATTGATGACGAAAACAAAGAAGTAAAACTTACCCTGGCGGTTGACCCGGGCAAGCGTGTTTACGTACGCCGCATTGCGGTAAATGGTAACCAGGTCACTGCCGACCACGTGGTGCGTCGTGAAATGACGCAGCTTGAAGGCGCCTGGTTGTCTAATCAGAGTCTTGAACGCTCAAAATTGCAGATCCAGCGACTGCCGTATATGGAAAGTGTAGATTTTGAAGTGAAACCTATTCCAGGTGTTGATGACCAGGTGGATGTTGACTTCAAAGTAAAAGAGCAGCCCGCGGGGAGCTTCCAGGCCGGTGTGGCCTATGGCTCATACGGCGGCTTGCAATTTAACGTTGGGGTCAGTGAGTCTAACTTCCTGGGTACCGGTAATCAGCTGGCGTTTAACATTAATACGGGCCGCGGCTCGAAGCGCTACACAGTATCTTATACTAACCCTTACTTCACACCGGATGGTGTGTCGCAAGGTAGTAGCATCTTCTACAGCGACTTTGACGGTAGCAAGCTGGGCCTGATCGATTACGACCAGACCAACTATGGTATTGGCACCAATTTCGGTTTCCCAATTGATGCGGTGAATCGGATTAACTTTGGTGTACGCTGGATTGAAGAAGAACTGGATCGTATCCCGGATTACGAGCAATCTCGGGTGATGCGTTTGGCCTTTACCGATCCGGAAAACCCGGATGCGGGATTCGACTTTACCAAGTACGAGCTGAGCGTGGGCTGGTCACGGATCACAGTTAACCGTGGTATGTTCCCGACAGACGGCTCTCGACAGAGCGCCACTTTCAGGGTGACAACGCCTAACTCGGATCTGAACTTCTTCAAAGTAAACTATGATTCACGCTTCTACTGGCCTGTCAGTAACGATCATCGCTGGGTATTCTCTGCCCGTGCGGGACTTGCTTATGGTAATGGTTACGGCGAAATCAACGGCTTTGAACAAACCTTGCCATTCCAGGAATTCTATCGCATTACCGAAATGGAATTGCGTGGCTTTGACCGTAATACCATTTTGCCGCGAGCATTGCAGCGTTCACCTTCCTCACTTGGTGGCACACCGTTACCTGATGGTACCGTGCCTGGCTCAATTGGTGGCGATCCGCAGTTTGATAACCTGATCCAGGGCGGTCGTATCGGTGGTAACGCAAAAGCGCTGGCCGGTATTGAGATGATTGTACCTACGCCATTCATGGATGAGGAAAATACCAGTTCAGTACGTACCAGCTTCTTCGTTGATGCTGCGAACGTCTGGGATACCGAGTTCGATGCTGATCGTTATACGAACTTGTCACCAGATGTATATAAAACATTGTCAGACTACTCAGATCCAAGTCGATTCAGAGTGTCTACAGGCTTATCTGTACAGTGGATCTCGCCAATGGGACCTATGTTGATCAGCTTTGCCTACCCACTGAAAAAAGAAGAAGATGATGAAACTGACTTCATCAGCTTTAACATAAGTAATACTTTCTAA
- a CDS encoding OmpH family outer membrane protein, which produces MKKLFKTSAMALMATLMMGASASAFAHKVGLIDMQSIYSQLPQMAKIEQTLKSEFAERRQELEKLQGDIRFEAEKFKRESATMSEDQQAALRKKIQGMQQELAEKGRPLEQEIKTRQNQELAKVQKLIVDAIEEVAKKGKYDEVRVKDTTIYFNPDKVSDLSDKIVEVVSKK; this is translated from the coding sequence GTGAAAAAACTATTCAAAACTTCGGCCATGGCGCTGATGGCAACACTCATGATGGGGGCTTCTGCGTCTGCTTTTGCACACAAAGTTGGTCTGATCGACATGCAAAGCATTTACTCACAGCTGCCGCAAATGGCTAAAATTGAGCAAACGTTAAAGTCTGAGTTCGCAGAGCGTCGTCAAGAATTAGAAAAACTACAAGGTGACATTCGTTTCGAAGCTGAAAAGTTCAAGCGTGAAAGCGCAACCATGAGCGAAGATCAACAAGCGGCGCTGCGTAAGAAAATCCAGGGCATGCAGCAAGAGCTGGCTGAAAAGGGTCGTCCTTTAGAGCAAGAAATCAAGACACGTCAAAATCAGGAACTGGCAAAAGTACAGAAACTGATCGTTGATGCCATTGAAGAAGTTGCCAAAAAAGGAAAATACGACGAAGTTCGTGTAAAAGATACGACAATTTACTTCAACCCTGATAAAGTTTCTGACCTGTCTGATAAAATTGTTGAAGTAGTCAGTAAAAAGTAA
- the lpxD gene encoding UDP-3-O-(3-hydroxymyristoyl)glucosamine N-acyltransferase: protein MTKHYTLSQLADAVGADLQGDPAQPIEKIATLLNAGSQDIAFLANKKYRSQLASTQAGAVILAPSEAEHFPGNKLVCDNPYVAYAKLAQYMDTTPDSAQGIHERASVHESVIIGKNVSIGANAVIEAGVELGDDVQIGPGCFVGKHTRIGAKTKLWANVTIYHEVVIGESCLFQSGAVIGSDGFGYANEGGEWVKIPQLGSVIIGNRVEVGASTTIDRGALDDTVIHDNVILDNQIQIAHNVEIGYGTAIAGCSVMAGSVKIGKHCQIGGMVAVNGHNEVCDGVVITGMSMVTKGISEPGIYSSGMPHTTNKEWRKNIAHLRNLSDFKARLKALESLTEQLKHTDN from the coding sequence ATGACCAAACACTACACTTTGTCGCAGTTGGCTGACGCTGTGGGCGCCGATTTACAAGGCGATCCGGCTCAGCCAATTGAGAAAATTGCCACCTTGCTTAATGCAGGTAGCCAGGACATCGCGTTCCTGGCAAACAAAAAATACCGCAGCCAGCTTGCCTCTACGCAAGCAGGGGCCGTCATACTGGCGCCCTCTGAGGCTGAACACTTCCCCGGTAACAAGTTAGTCTGTGACAACCCTTATGTCGCGTATGCCAAACTTGCGCAATACATGGATACCACCCCAGATTCTGCGCAGGGAATTCATGAGCGTGCTTCAGTTCATGAATCTGTGATAATAGGGAAAAATGTCAGCATTGGTGCGAACGCCGTAATAGAAGCAGGCGTTGAACTGGGTGACGATGTACAGATAGGCCCAGGTTGTTTTGTTGGTAAACATACCCGTATTGGTGCAAAAACTAAGCTCTGGGCCAACGTGACGATTTACCATGAAGTGGTTATTGGCGAGTCATGTTTATTTCAATCCGGCGCTGTGATCGGTAGCGATGGCTTTGGCTATGCAAACGAAGGTGGAGAATGGGTTAAAATTCCTCAGCTTGGCAGCGTCATTATTGGTAACCGCGTAGAAGTCGGGGCAAGCACCACGATAGATCGTGGTGCGCTGGATGACACGGTGATCCACGACAATGTGATTTTGGATAACCAAATTCAAATCGCACACAATGTTGAGATTGGTTACGGTACCGCCATTGCGGGGTGTAGCGTGATGGCCGGTAGCGTGAAAATTGGCAAACATTGCCAAATTGGCGGTATGGTAGCTGTCAACGGACACAATGAAGTGTGTGACGGAGTCGTCATTACAGGCATGAGCATGGTAACCAAGGGGATCTCCGAGCCGGGGATTTACTCATCAGGTATGCCACACACCACAAACAAAGAGTGGCGTAAAAATATTGCTCACCTGCGTAACCTTTCGGATTTTAAGGCGCGATTAAAAGCGCTGGAAAGCCTCACTGAACAGCTTAAACATACTGATAACTAA
- the fabZ gene encoding 3-hydroxyacyl-ACP dehydratase FabZ: protein MANELNSFDIQEILKLLPHRYPMLLVDKVIDYKPGEYLHAVKNVTANEPIFTGHFPEQPIFPGVMILEAMAQATGLLGFKTVENRGDNELYLFAAIDNARFKQPVVPGDTMHLHVEFVKERRNIWKFSGVAKVDGKVVCSAELMCARREF, encoded by the coding sequence TTGGCCAACGAATTAAATAGCTTCGATATTCAAGAAATCCTCAAGCTACTGCCTCATCGTTACCCGATGCTGCTGGTAGACAAGGTCATTGATTACAAGCCTGGCGAATACTTACATGCAGTCAAAAATGTGACTGCCAACGAGCCTATTTTTACAGGCCACTTTCCTGAACAGCCTATTTTCCCAGGCGTGATGATTTTAGAAGCCATGGCTCAGGCGACTGGCCTGCTTGGCTTTAAGACCGTCGAGAATCGCGGTGATAATGAACTATACTTGTTTGCAGCGATAGATAATGCGCGCTTCAAGCAGCCGGTCGTGCCGGGCGATACTATGCATTTGCATGTTGAATTTGTGAAAGAGCGCCGCAATATTTGGAAGTTTTCTGGTGTTGCAAAGGTCGACGGCAAGGTCGTATGTAGCGCTGAACTAATGTGTGCAAGAAGAGAGTTTTAA